A genomic segment from Gracilimonas sediminicola encodes:
- a CDS encoding metallophosphoesterase, whose protein sequence is MLIGIISDTHDHIPNLKKAIRIFKDRNAELILHAGDYCSPFMIPHFEGLNLKGIFGNNDGDKYLLMSKFREIGAELAGDFLRTEQGGLTIAVYHGTYAEITDALIESGRYDVVITGHTHEMVYKESGKTIVINPGTANGFDGKASIAFLDTESRNVEFVELD, encoded by the coding sequence ATGCTGATTGGAATCATATCTGACACGCACGATCACATCCCTAACCTGAAAAAAGCCATCAGGATCTTCAAAGATCGGAATGCAGAACTCATATTGCATGCCGGAGACTATTGCAGTCCGTTTATGATTCCGCATTTTGAAGGTCTGAACCTGAAAGGGATTTTCGGCAATAACGATGGTGACAAATATCTTCTGATGTCGAAATTCAGGGAGATCGGAGCCGAGCTGGCCGGCGACTTTTTGAGAACGGAACAGGGAGGGTTAACCATTGCCGTATATCATGGCACCTATGCTGAAATTACAGACGCTCTGATCGAATCAGGCAGATATGACGTTGTGATCACCGGACACACTCACGAAATGGTGTATAAAGAATCCGGAAAAACCATCGTTATAAATCCAGGCACGGCAAACGGCTTTGATGGAAAAGCATCCATCGCTTTTCTGGATACTGAGAGCAGAAATGTAGAATTCGTGGAGCTTGATTAA